In Cercospora beticola chromosome 3, complete sequence, the following proteins share a genomic window:
- a CDS encoding uncharacterized protein (BUSCO:EOG092647CM), whose product MSNPRIEEVDDDEIADDPEEMDLDAFDFARPQGKSLGGAAPVDDSDGDEVPSQMTPQTLQALLSGQSGQQQAPQSAADRERLQRAQQDRIKNYQCIYPVYFDASRTRAQGRRVSKEDAVQNPLAREIVEALASIGNEKGAALQIALDPMKTHPKDWANPGRVKVEVKKEGKKVWDGVENKHHLYKLISAYLKSHPADEKTPLKMQVPGLPMPKDGKPIPPAIPRGMKINSILPLHSPALSGGGVSENMMSDMMQQMGGQLPAGMQGLMGGGDAGPSQPQKPKKIKVMQKR is encoded by the exons ATGTCCAACCCACgaatcgaagaagtcgacgatgacgaaatCGCCGACGACCCCGAGGAAATGGACCTCGACGCCTTCGATTTCGCTCGCCCACAAGGCAAATCCCTCGGCGGCGCAGCCCCAGtagacgacagcgacggcgATGAAGTCCCCTCCCAAATGACCCCTCAAACCCTCCAAGCCCTCCTCTCTGGCCAATCTGGACAGCAACAAGCCCCACAATCCGCCGCCGACCGCGAACGCCTCCAACGCGCCCAACAAGACCGTATAAAAAACTACCAATGCATATATCCTGTCTACTTCGACGCTTCACGCACACGAGCTCAAGGGCGAAGAGTTTCGAAAGAAGATGCGGTGCAGAATCCGCTGGCGAGGGAGATTGTGGAGGCGTTGGCGTCGATTGGGAATGAGAAGGGTGCGGCGCTGCAGATTGCTTTGGATCCTATGAAGACGCATCCGAAGGATTGGGCGAATCCGGGGAGGGTGAAGGTTGAGGTTAAGAAGGAGGGGAAGAAAGTTTGGGATGGGGTGGAGAATA AACACCATCTCTACAAGCTCATTTCGGCGTACCTCAAATCACACCCCGCGGACGAGAAGACGCCACTGAAGATGCAAGTTCCTGGGCTGCCAATGCCGAAAGACGGCAAGCCGATTCCTCCTGCGATACCACGCGGCATGAAGATCAACTCGATCCTCCCGCTTCACTCACCCGCATTGTCGGGTGGTGGCGTGAGCGAGAACATGATGTCAGACATGATGCAGCAGATGGGTGGACAATTACCTGCGGGTATGCAAGGATTAATGGGAGGAGGCGATGCTGGACCCTCGCAGCCGCAAAAgccgaagaagatcaaggtcATGCAGAAAAGGTGA